The Phoenix dactylifera cultivar Barhee BC4 unplaced genomic scaffold, palm_55x_up_171113_PBpolish2nd_filt_p 000972F, whole genome shotgun sequence nucleotide sequence CATCGGCATCGGGGTCGTCCACGATGATCACCTGGGGGTCCTCGGTAGGATTTGGCTCGGGACCTTCCGCGGCGGCCTCAGACGGAGCTTCGCCAGCGGCCTCGAGAATGCCCCCGGCAACTTCCCCAGCGGGAGTCTCTTGAGCCGTTCACTCGGCCGTGCCAGTCTCGGCCTCGGCGACCTCTTCCTCGGCCTCAAGGATTGCGGGGAGATCGAACTCGCTCTCTTCACCGACCCCCAACCTAGGCCGAATCCCCCGAGGTCAAGCTGGGGGCAGAACCTGTGCATCTGCCTCCGAAAATTTTCGAAGCCGCGGAGAAACCCATCCACAGCCTCCTCCTCCAATATATCGCGGAACTCCTCCGATTCCTTGAAGAGGTCCACTGCATTCTGGGCCTGCTCCAGTGCCCTTTTCTCTCGtgcctcgagctgctcgattTTCAGGCGGAGAACCCCGCCCTCATACTTGTGGCCGACGACTTCGGCGCGGGCCTCGGCAAGacgcgcctcggaggcgcgcaACTCCGACCTTGCCAGAGTGTGCGCGGCCTTCTCCTCCGCGAGCTGGTCAAACGCTGATCGCcgctcggcctcggcagcctcCATCCGCGCGATGGCCTCCGCCTGCGCGGCCTCAGAGTCGGCGAGCCTCTTCTCGGCCGTCTCCAGCTACCTTTGGAATCGCCGAGCCTCATTCTTGCTTCCCGAGGCTATGAATACCAGTGTGTCGATCTCGTAGAGATGCTGCAGGAAAAACAACGATAAGTGAAAGTGGAGGAAATGCCGATAACCAAAGCCAAAATGAGAAGGCAACTTACCCGAGCAGCATTGCAGTACGTCTGATCGACGATATCCCCAAGCTCGATGGCTTCGAACTCGGctcggtcggccgggagcaacGCGCGGCGAAATACTGCGCGCGCGACATCGCTATCTCGGAGGGCCGAACTACCCTCACGGATCGGGGACTCTGGGTCACTAGACCCCCTCCTAGAGTGATCTCCGGCCCCCGAAGAACTCGGCCCGCCCGAACTCACGACGGCGGGGCGGGACGCGCTCGGGACCCTAGGGCCTCTGCTCGGCTCAGGGCCTCTGCTCGGCTCAGGGCCCGAGCGCCGCAGACGGACGATTGGTCGACCTGCCCGTTGATAGATGAGGGCAGGGCAAGCTGGAGGCGCCGAGTCCGACGCCCCTCCAGAACCCGAGCTCGCGTGCTCGGTGGCTGGGACCCTTTCCCACACAGACCCGGACGTTTCGGCCCCAAAGCCCCTCGCCTCggcaggagcagaagtggaggccGACCTGGCCTTCTTTTTGGGCTCGGGAAGAGCCCCGCCAGCCTCGGCTGCCCTCCTCTTCAGTTGGCCGAAAAGGGATGTGTTGCTTGTCACCATGTTGGGAATgtctgaaaagaagaaaaattctaaGTGTTAGATTAGTgctaagaaaagaaggaaagaagcaaATAAGGCAAAAGACAGCAAAGTGAAGAAGGAGCAGTGCGACTGCTTTCACCCtcagggcgcgccgagctcaagctGACGTTCGCCGAGGCCTCCTCGCTTAGGAGGTCGGTTAGAATGATATCCTTCCTGAGACTACGCAGAGCGTCAAAACCCTCTGCTCGTCCGCCGAAAGCTGGGTGAgcctgttgagggccttcatCCTGGgatgcccccacctcgggtcaaaTCCCCACGAAACCTCGGACGAAGGGAAGAAAAAcctccccttccactcatgaatagaggaaggggcacctcggaagagtgacataccgccccgaaaggtgAAGTAAAGCCACTCTCCGTTCGCCGGGTACAACTTCAACAAGAAGCACCGGCGGAAGACACTCACCAAGGTCGGAATTCCGTGCGCAAGGCAAATGGATAGGAACCCAACGATGGTtctccatgagttcggagcgagttgtgctgggacgagctggtacttcCACCAGCAAattgttcacgaactcgtgaagAGGGAACCGCAGGCCAGTCTAGAGTGTCTCAACGTACACCCTGATCCGACCTGGAGGAGGTCTCGTCATCCGATCCTCTGGCCTCGCAGGCTCGAGATGAAACCCGggccggaaaaacaatcgggaacGGACGAGCTTTAGCTCCTCCTCAGACAGGTTAGACCCGACCTCATTTGGACCAAGACCCATTTCAAAAAGAAGGgcagagaagaaaacaaagaacgaagaaagaaaagaagaagaagaaggggaatcCCCGAGCCAACGTGGGAAAATGACCAACAAAGGGGTCACCGGAAATCGCCTCAGGGCACCGTCGGGAAGGCTCGGTCACAGCtgggaaaagagaaaagaaatagaggaagaaggggaagcAGCAACAACAAGCGGCCAAGCAAGACCTTTCTAGGGCTAAGTtaaggggtttatatagatccTCCCGACGGCCCAGATCAGCGGAATTGGATCCCGCCTTCTGTTCAGATCGTGCCACATGTCGGTCCCAAAAACCGAAGCGACATATTTAATCTGGATCGACGCTTCGAATACAGAATCAAGGtgcgtcccatcggatctcggagccccatcatgagcccaccaTGCGAGGCGGCCTCCACGGGCGAAAGGGCATCGCCCCATCTCCTCTCATTAAAAGTGCCCCGAAGCGCGCGGAATGCCGGAATAATTTAAGGTTTCCTGGCCCCCACCACTGCAATAAAGGCAACTACTTCCTACGCCCGAGCTCGCAaacggctcgaactcggaagtcggagggtagtgttgggggaatataaATTGTCCCAAAGTAAGTGAGCACATCGCCGGCACATCAtcagaggcgcccgacctcgggaCGCCCGACCTTAGAGGCGCCTGATCTCGGGACGCCCGaccaggcgcccgacctcggacgtCCGACCAGGCGCCCGACCTTAgaagcgcccgacctcggacgccCGACCAGGCGCTCGACCTTAaaagcgcccgacctcggacgccCGACCAGGCGCTCAAACTCAGAGCTCGCGACTTGGCGCCCGACCTCAACATTCTcgacctcggatgcccggcctcaCCATCCACCCGCCGCAATTGCAACTCGACCGGAGACCATGCCCTGCTACCGctgcaacaattaatgcgcatggcctctgctgattTCCGGCTcattcaacaatcaatgcgcatggccgctgctgatctccggctccctcaacaatcaatgcgcatgCTATCTATggatctcaagccctccacggcaaACAGCTGACCCGCTCGGCTACGTCCGATCAGCCACGACGACTCGTTGGCTTCGGCCTGATCTCCTACGGCAATGCATTAATTAATACGATCATGCATTAATTCATACGACAACTCgttcgccccatcacatcacaggtaatcctttACCCCTTTATAAAAGGGGAACCCTTCCATCTTAGAAGGGGTTGGACTCTAAAATTCCTGAGATATATTTCCTCTCCTCTCATACATTTGCCCCctttgacttaggcatcggagggtcggTGCTAGAaactccggccaccggctttttgcaggtcctccggaggacgCTACCCGCCGACGGACCACCACCCGCCATCTcatgccggagctcctccttctcagccgatggtcgcccccggatccaatttccagcaacaatcagAATAAAgtttcaaatccaatcacaaatactACGATCAATTTATGATCAGTCACATATGGACTGTAGTATCTCTTAGTCCATATTGGCTATAGATCAGCTCTACTCTAGTAGTATGTAACAATCTAATATgtcacccaaaaagactagaCATAACGTATTATTTTGGGCTCCTTGGTTCTATATATGTATTCAAGATTTACCTTATGTGTTGCCACCAAAACTTGATCGGGTAGTCGAAATGCTCTTGGTCAGTTGGCACTCCTGTGAGACAGCGGTTCACGGCATACTCGCTGCGTTGTACactaaagaagaaagaaaggcctGCTAGATTTGCTCTGGTTAGATCCTCCCGGTACTCAAGTTAGAAAGAACTCTGGGAACAAAAGAGGAATAAGCGAGAAGACCAGAAAAAATAGAGTATGAAAGGAAAAATGCTGTGTATCCTCTACACCCTGTATGTGGGCCTTTGTTTATAGACAAAGAGTCCTCCTGGCCTTTGATGGAGAGATATTCAGACTTCTTTTATCTGGATCAGCCCGAGTATTTGAATTCGAATCAAAAAACGTTCATGTTCCGTCATATGTCACCGTCTGGTCGGCCTATTTTGGCCATAATATGTACTCACGTGAATCCTCGTACAGCCCAAAGGTCAAGCCCAAGCCGTAGCATCTTCCCTACTCCCACACGTCACGGCATTCCATGGTCCGTACCGTCCTTGTGATCCTCTTCCACCTTCACCTCCAACCCCTCCAACCTTTGTCTCTCCTCTACCTTGTTTTCCTCCCATTCTATCacctcccttcttttcttcctcctctcccttgcCCCTTAATTTTCttcgcccctcctccttcctttTTCCCATTATCCTTCGTCGTCGTCATCCTCTTCTtcgctctcccccttctctccttTACTCTTTCCCTTGCCTCATTCCCatgagatctctctctctctctctctctctctctctctcaactgTCAACCTCTGCTCCACTCTTTCCTTCACTCTCCTCACCCCCTATATTCGTCCCCATGCCCTATCAGATTGGGCTTCGCTCGTCATAGGTCCATTTGGGCTTTTGGGCCTAGTTTGAGTTTGGGCTCCAATCATCCTCGGGTCGGCCCAATAAAATTTTGGGGGTTTAGCTCCAGCTCGTAGACTAAATAATCTTTTGTACTAAGCTCAGTAAAAGGATGGATCCAACCTAGCATGGCTTGTTTTCGGTTCTACTCCATGGCTTTGTTATACATTTGTAGCTATTGAGTCTGATGGGAGAAATACTCGATACTCTGACCTTGAACTTGACCGACCTCTCTGTCCTCAGACGTAAACCGAAGCAAATGACTTCAGATCAGCAAACTTCGACTTCGACCGAGAAGTCGTCGGCTTCAGAAAACAATCAACACACGTCGACAAGTACTGACAACCCCAACAATCAACAGTCctgtcagaccgtgatcatggtaGTTCCACATCCCGCATCAGATCTGCCCCCTACTCAACCCACACAGACTAACCTCTACACCACGCCCATACCACCAGCTACTATCTGGCATTATTGTACGTCACGTCGGTCCAGGTAACAATAAGGTTGGCTTCCATATGTAAGGGGGAACAACTCAGGAGACTTAAGGTATACAATACActacctttctcacaaagtcCTCACATTGCTAAAATCTCTTCTTTTCATACTGTTGCCCTCGTTTTGATTTAGGCATCAGAGGGTCTCACCGTTTCCAGCCAACCTTAGGATTGTCCGAGCTGCGCTCTCATCTTTGTTTGGATACGGCGGCAGCAGAATCCTTGCTTGAATATGTATGTTCTTAAGAGAAGTTTAATGTGGTGTATAAAATGGCACGCCTATAGAGAGTTGTACTACTAAATAGGTGCGAGGAACCATTAGATCTTTCCAGAGAAGGATTCATGTTCCTTCGCACGTATCTACCTTGGGATTGTCTGAGCTGCGCTCTCATCTTTGTTTGGATATGGCGGCAACAGATCTTTTCAAGCAAAAGAATGACAGAGCTCGGAGCGCTCTGAAATCTGTGCAATAGATGATCCAGCAGTGAATTCGCGCTAAGGAACGCgaatcctttttccttctttccctaGTCCAATTTTTTGCAGGTAATTCTTCTTACCGACCAGTTACTTTTTCCgtattttattcttctttccATATTTCCTCGTGCCTAACGTACTTCTCACTAGATTTACCCACTGGTAATCGCGAGACTTTTAGTTGGACCAGATCCAACTCTGAGTTGGTGGACCAGTCCGTCCCGAAAACAGCATGGAGGCGTCCGGTACCATGGAGGCGTCGAGGACGATGAGGGGCCCATGAATGAGATGTGTCCACGTGATAGTGCGATCACCAGATGGTAATGAAGTAAGGCCCACGGAGATGGTATGAAGTAAGGCCCACGGAAAGCCCAGGATTAGGATTGGTAATGATCCCATCTATCATCATCCCctacatctgattttttttttttttttgcacgtaAGATGCAACCTCAGAGCCTACTTTTGTGAGTCTCAAGACCTTGTGACCCCAAGCTGTTGGCTCTCACCCTGCTGTGTCTGATATGGACGGGTcacggatcttctcatctcccCTTTGTTTCAAATAGGGTCCATTCTCCGACCATGGAAATACGGGATTGGATAGACTCCATCGAGATACATCCACCATGGTACGGAGGCCGCCAATTGTGACAAGGCCCATAGTTATCGTGCTAATAAGGAACGGCTAGAGACCCGGCACCGGTTGAGGCACGAACTTGAGACTGATCTCGACCCGATGTGGGCTCCTCGCCAGGGTCCGCGGATCCAATTGATTATTTGGAGTAAACGGCTTTGAAGCGGCGCGTGGCCTTGGCAATCGGGGGGAATGAAGGAAGGATAGCGTGGACCGGACGTGGGATCCCTGGTCCCCTTGTGCGCATGTGACCCATCCCAACTGCGGCACGTGAAGGCTGCGGTACCTGTGCCCCTCCGTCTCCCTCCCCACGCTCCCGATCGTACGCCCTCCTTTGCTTCTGACCGCCTGATGGGAATCAGAGGGCCGTCTAGGGCCCGGTTTCCAACGCCTCTGCGAGAACCGAACTGGCATGCACATAGTAAGGGGAAAGCGGATAGTGCCACGTCTCGGACTACGCTCTCGGATCGGTGACAATCCACGTGACGGGACGGGATGTAGGTGGAGCCCCCACAGGTTCCCGCACGCACACCCAGTAGAATCTACCTCCCAAACCGTGCCGTAGAATTGGCGCAGCGTGATCCGCTGCCCTTCCCTCGGTTACCGCGCCCACGGTCTATCATCAGCACGGTGGAGCTGGACCCCTTTAAACGTGGGTCCCCCCCGGGGACAAAGAAATCATGGTCCTTATGAACAATGCGGCCGAGTATTACGATACAAAGAAAAAGCGATCAATGAAAGACACAGGCGACCATGATTTGGAATTAATTAATGACAAAGGCGATGCGATAAATGGGCAATACTTTACATCCCGATGACGGTACCATAATTATGCTGATCATTAGCAGCAGCGTTACCGTCGCCGCTGCTGTCATTTATCAACTGAAAATACTCTTATTATCGCTGCTGCTGATAGTACTAGCAGGAGCACGGGCGGTAATGCTAGTGTTGAAGAGTTGGTTATCCGGCGGTGGCGCCACGTCATCGTCGGCCCGCCAGGCGGAGGCGGAGATGAGGGGACGGCTATGCCACCCGAGCGTCAAGCAACCATCCACCTCTTGGACGCAGTAGCCCTCGCCGGAAAAGAGGGTGAGCAGCATGCTGGCCTGCTTGAAGGCGTTGGACCCGAGGTGGACCGCCTTCAGACCGGCTCGGCCCAACCGGGCCCGCCACCTCGCGAGCGGTTCGTGCCGCTCCACCCGGGCCGCCCCCTCGCAGCACACGATGTTGCAGATCTCCCGCTGGAGGTACAGCTCCGCCGCCATCATCgcctgctgctgctgcagcAGCAGCTGGGCGGGACCTCTTCCGCCCTCCAACGAGTCGAACATGGTGGAGAAGTAGAAGAGCGCCTCCGTGAACCGGTCCAAGAAGGCCGGCTTGTTGTGATCCGCCTCCTGCTCCACCACCGTTACGATGTTGGGCCGGAGTCCCACGATCCAGCCCAGGACCGAGTCGATCGGCGCGGCGCCGTCATCACCCGGGTCGCGGAGTAGGCGGTGGAGCTGCAGGACCGAGTTGACTGCCACGGCCTCCCCTGGACAACCTGGAGCATCCAGGGCCGCACGTCGTCGAGCCGGGATGCGGCGACCCCCCGGAAGGCGAACCGGACGCGGACCGAGCGGGCGAGCTCGGCGAGGCGGAGGCCGACCTCGCGGAGCGCGTCCCGGCCGTCCGGAGAGGGTGGCCCGATGCCGGTGAGGCGGAGGAAGGGGGGCCCGCCGGCGCGGAGAGCGAGCGCCTGGATCAGGGCTGGCCACTGGAGGCCGTCCATCAGGTTGAAGTCGATCACGTGGACGCGGTCATAGCCGTCGAAAGCCTCCAAAATCGCCTGATTCGCCATGAAGTGGGCGAACTTTAGGTAGGGGCAGGCCTCGTAGAAGTGGTGGTAGAGGATCTCATGCTCCGCCGCCGATCCGGCGACGGAgacggtggaggaggaggagaacgaATAGATCCGCCTGCAGAGGGCGTCGACGAAGTACCCGGCGACCTTCCCGATCCCGAAGCCGGTGTTCACACGCGTGAGAACGACCCGCATCTCCTTGGTGATGGTCCCCGCCAAGCCGGAGTCGCCGCGCTGGACGGCGTCGGCGCAGCTCATGAGGAGGTGAACTAACCGGATGGCGgagtcctcctcctcttcctcccgcTGCCGGGTGGCGGCCGCGACGACGGCCATCTGGTAAGGCTGAGGAGGGAGGGGAAAGCACGTGGGATCTGGCCACGTGTCAGCGGTCGGGGAGGCTGGAAGGGGCCCCGCCGGCCGAAGGGAAGGGGCGAGCTCCGTGAGCATGGAGTCGACCCAGGCGGTGAGGTCGGAGGGGTTGTAGTGGACGGCCTCGGcggcggcgaggtggtcggCGGGGGCCCCGCCGATGGCCGACTCTAGCCGCTCAAGGCTCTGCGCCACGTGGTGCAGATCCGATGATCGGACACGGTAGCCGGCGCCCGCGAGGAGGCCGTCGATCTCCGCGGCGGAGCATTGCTGGCTGGAGTCGGCGTCGGACCACCCACTCGCGGCCGTGCCCGATCCGAACGGGTACGGTCCCATCTCCTCACGCTCCCAGACGCGTGCCGCAGGGATAGACgaacaaggaggaggaggggaaggggACGGAAGCTGGagacccctctctctctctctctctctccatcttaTTTTTGGAgacagggggagagagagaagggtgaGTGACGTTGGCACGGGTGACAAGTACACGTGGCTGGCTCTATTATCGAGGTGCAAGGACACGTAAGCACTAACTCGAGATTTTGGGTgagtttttgcttttcttttcttttatttttttattaattagaatTTGGTGGTTGGTTGGTCACTTTGGCTACGCATCTGTTCTTCTCGAGACAGCGACGTTGCTGGTGCCGTTACGAACTTACGATGGTTTTCTTTGTTGAAAACTTGGGTCGAGCACTTGGATACGAGAAGAACCccgaggagaaaaaaaaacccaTCACGCTGCTGTAGCCACGAGGGGCTTCCAATCCCGTGATAACCCAGGTCACGTTCTCCTATGCGTGGGTCCCCGTTGCTTTGATAGCGGGTTCCGAATATAGGGTCTTTTGCCGCGGACCTACAACTTCCGTAACTTTAAAATCCTATGTGCGATCCCCATCCAACGCCCACGCTTGCACCCACTCTGTGCGACGTGGGCCCTCCATGATTGGTTATTAGGGGTTCATCCGGTGGAGGTGTGCCTCTCGGTGCTATTAGAATAGGTCTCCATCATTATGAAAGGCAGGCGAAACGatcaggtggtggtggtggggcaAGAGTCGCTCTCGGGGTGCGGGGGGGTCTCAATCGGAGCCGTCCAAGCTCGACCCGGACGGCTACTCTGTGGGTCCCATTCGTTGAATCGCAGGGGACCGGCAGCGCCAAGTGGCCGTTTCATTGAATGGACGGATAAGATTGACGGAGCTTCTTGGAAAGCGGTTGCAGCGACGGGCTGGACTGGAACCCAGTCGCCAACGGGGTCCCGAAAGTAACCAAGCGGCCATGGTCCCTGGGAACAGGTTAGCATGAACTGCACCTGGGTGCACAGCTGCATGCCTAATTTTCGAAGCTTGGCTGCCCATCCGTCGTGTTACACTGCAAATAAGTCTATATTCCGCCGTTGAGTGCCTCAATATTTTTTGGGATGTAAAATCttgtgaaaatatttttttgctaaGTCTTTGGTGATAATATTTTGGGTCATGGGGCTCTATCAATATTTATGAATAATATTAATCTTCTCAGATCATACGGCCGGTTAGGTTTTTATATACATAAAATGTGGCGCCTAGTATTAATTTTTTATGTAGCATTAGATTTTAAATAAGCGGTCGAATACAAGTTTTTTGCTTAAAAAAGTGCTTATAAAACTTGTCCATGTCAAATGGTTAGCTTTTAGCATCAAAGAATCAAGTGTTTATAGTCTTTATCCATATTTAGGGTTCAAACTAGAAGGGCAATGGTTACGATCATTTTAGTAATCAGGACCTTTTTGAATTCAAATCAAAATTGGAAAGAGCTAATTTTCTTATCACATTAATCATTTGTGTTAGGCACGACGGACATAATTGGATGAGCCCTATGGAAGGGCTCATAATCGAATAAGCTTCACATGATATGTGGAGCAATCATGGAGCCATGTATGACCTATTCAATTATGTCCGGTGTACAGAGCATGAATGGCCATGATTGGAGTGCCGTCCTTGTCTTGCTCGTATGGATTTTGAAACCTACTCAAAAACCTAATTCCATATCCTGGTAATCTTATGAATGTGTTAAAAGTTTTTGCCCTGAAACTTGCTTCCACATAATTTTAAATGATCATTGATACGAcgttattatttttaatggtaGGTAGAAGGCATCCATTACTTGTTTTGCAGGAGATTATTGTTGAGACAATAATGTATCCATCAGCTAGCAATTATTAGATTATAATATAAGCCACCTCATCAAGATAGCACAAGTGTGCAATTGttgtaatatatttttattagggCACCTAGGTTGAGGATTCAGAAAGCATGCGATGGGAAAAAAGTTTAGTGATCGAGGGTGATGACGTTTTGGTATAAACTATGATAATTTCCTATCCGACCAAACTAGACTACACAGATCTGCATCCCCAACATCAACCTAAAGGGATGGGACCACTCAATCTTTATATAAAATTTCCAACTCACCATTATTTTCAAGTGGGGTTTTCTTAATTCACCATGGTCTACAAGTAATTGGACATTCACTTATATATCATGAATGTAACAAGAGAATTTGAAGGTTATTTATGCCACAAAAGACTAAAATATCATGAATAGTATCAAAGGTTGGTACAATTTGACTCATACAATGAGAAAGTGGCTCAAACAATGTTAAATCTTAAGACATTTTGTCAAAAAATTAAGAAGCTTAGGTTGAGTCAGTTGCACATTTGTTCCTGGCCCCCGGAGTATATCAACTATTCAATTGAGCGTACCACCTGTTCCGGTGCAAAGTGCAAGTTGATATTTAGTACGAACCGATACAAAATGGGCCAAGTGTGAAGACTAGGTGTGTGTAGGTGGATAGCTACAATGCTGCGAGTTTCAACAACACTCTTTCACACtcaaataattatattatattgcctTCTATGTAGGAATATAGAAGTTGGGTAGAAGGTACACTAAAATATTTATCAATGCCATCTCgtgaataaaatttttttatttcttgcaCGCGTGTATgtcccccttttttttcagtGGCATCTAAAAGTTTGAATTCTGAAGCTCCTGCTAAGCAAGTCCCTAGATGTGAGGTGCCAACTTCTATATTACCGATGACATGCATGGTTTATCTTAATGAATAACGGAAAAATATAGTCTAAAAGTCTATAAGAGTTACTAATTTTCCAACAAATATAATTTAGATAGatgtaaactatttttttttggtaaaaatgaCAAATTATATAGCTCTAAAGTAAGTACATCCTGGCAGATCACGaaaaagtaaagagtacaaagAGGAGGAAATATCTTCTATAGATGTCCAAAAGAACTCCTTGAaatagatgtaaattatttacgAATTAGTATCCATAAGAAATATGTGCATGTCATTGGCTATTAAAAGACAGCAAACAACTCATGCTGCATGTTCAACTAATTCTAAATAGCTGGTGATTATTGCCAAAAAGATATAGATGATCATATattcctattagatatggttGACGCAAGCAAACTGGCACTTTCAACGCCAGCGGCATGAATTGGACCTTAATGGTGTACCAACTTGCAATATAGCACTCATGTCTCATGGAAGCAAGGTCTGAGAAAATTATATCATGGGGAAAAGTTGCCGAGAATTAAATCCTGATGGAATTTGATCTTTCTCTCAGAAGATCAGGAAAGCA carries:
- the LOC120103830 gene encoding LOW QUALITY PROTEIN: DELLA protein GAI-like (The sequence of the model RefSeq protein was modified relative to this genomic sequence to represent the inferred CDS: inserted 1 base in 1 codon), producing the protein MGPYPFGSGTAASGWSDADSSQQCSAAEIDGLLAGAGYRVRSSDLHHVAQSLERLESAIGGAPADHLAAAEAVHYNPSDLTAWVDSMLTELAPSLRPAGPLPASPTADTWPDPTCFPLPPQPYQMAVVAAATRQREEEEEDSAIRLVHLLMSCADAVQRGDSGLAGTITKEMRVVLTRVNTGFGIGKVAGYFVDALCRRIYSFSSSSTVSVAGSAAEHEILYHHFYEACPYLKFAHFMANQAILEAFDGYDRVHVIDFNLMDGLQWPALIQALALRAGGPPFLRLTGIGPPSPDGRDALREVGLRLAELARSVRVRFAFRGVAASRLDDVRPWMLQVXPGEAVAVNSVLQLHRLLRDPGDDGAAPIDSVLGWIVGLRPNIVTVVEQEADHNKPAFLDRFTEALFYFSTMFDSLEGGRGPAQLLLQQQQAMMAAELYLQREICNIVCCEGAARVERHEPLARWRARLGRAGLKAVHLGSNAFKQASMLLTLFSGEGYCVQEVDGCLTLGWHSRPLISASAWRADDDVAPPPDNQLFNTSITARAPASTISSSDNKSIFS